Genomic segment of Candidatus Synechococcus calcipolaris G9:
TTGCACAGTGGGCTACAAACCCGGAAGCGGAGCCGACAACTGTGCCTGAGCGAAATGACCCTGACTGAAAAAAGTGGACAAACTCCAAGAGTCGCCAATGAAGGAGAATGTCCAAATGAGCCAAAAACCAAGACGAACATTTACTGCCGAACAAAAAGCTCAAGCTGTGGCAATTGTGCAACAGTCAGGGAAGCCGATCAGCCAAGTGGCCCAGGAAATGGGATTGACAGAAAGTGCCCTACGCCAATGGGTCAAACAAGCAACCATTGACCAGGGTGGTGGCAACCAAGGAGCATTGACGACGCAGGAACGGGTGGAACTGACGGCATTACGCAAAGACTTGAAGCGGGTCGAGATGGAGCGTGATTTCCTAAAAAAAGCCGCAGCCTTCTTTGCACGGGAAAGTTCAGACCCTATGAGCTAATCGATGCCCAGAAGGCACATTTTCCCATCAGCCTGATGTGCCAGGTCTTAAAGCAATCGAGGAGTGGCTATTATGCCTGGTGCAACCGACCATTATCACCCCGAGGTAAGGAGAATGAG
This window contains:
- a CDS encoding transposase, which produces MKENVQMSQKPRRTFTAEQKAQAVAIVQQSGKPISQVAQEMGLTESALRQWVKQATIDQGGGNQGALTTQERVELTALRKDLKRVEMERDFLKKAAAFFARESSDPMS